Within the Streptomyces sp. R41 genome, the region CGGCGAAGATCGCCGACCCGGCCGCCGTGCGCGAGAAGTTCGAGGACACGTGGGTGGCGTGGAATGTCGTACGGGCTCTGCTGTCGACGCTCGCGCTGGCGTGCCTGGCCCGCGCGCTCCTTCTGTACGGGAGGTCCGGAAGGTCCTACGCGTCGGCGTACTTGGAGTCCGCGGCCGGGTCGAGCGCGAGCCGGTAGCCGCGCTTGACCACCGTCTGGATGAGCTTGGGCGCACCCAGTGCCGTACGCAGCCGGGCCATCGCCGTCTCGACGGCGTGCTCGTCCCGCCCGGCACCCGGCAGCGCGCGCAGCAGCTCGGCCCGGGCCACCACCCAGCCGGGCCGCCGCGACAGGGCCCGTAGCAGCGACATCCCGGCGGGCGGTACGGGCCGCAGTGCCCCGTCCACCATCACGGCGTGCCCGCGGATCTCCACCCGGTGCCCGGCGATGGGCAATGCCCGTGCCCGCCCCGGCAGCTCCTGACACAGCAGCTGTACGAGGGGGCCGAGCCTGAAGCGTTCGGGCTGGACCGTGTCGATGCCCCGGGCCTGCAGCGGCAGCGCGGTGACCGGGCCGACACAGGCGGCCAGCACGTCGTGGTGGAGGGCGGCGAGGAGTTCCGGGAGCAGCCCACGGTTCTCCGCGCGGGACAGCAGGGAGGCCGCGGCGGGCGCGCTGGTGAAGGTGAGCGCGTCCAGCCCCCGGGTGACGGCCGCGTCGAGCAGCCGGTCGACGGGACCGATGTCCTCCGGCGGCATCCACCGGTAGACGGGGACCCCGACGACCTCGGCGCCCGCGGCGCGCAGCGACTCCACGAATCCGGGCAGCGGCTCGCCGTGCAGCTGGATGGCGATACGGCGCCCGTCGACCCCCTCGTCCAGCAGCCGGTCGAGGACCTCGGCCATGGACTCCGAGGAGGGCGACCACTCCTCGGTCAGGCCCTGGGCTCGTATCGCCCCCTTGACCTTGGGCCCGCGGGCGAGCAGCTCGACCCCGCGCAGCCGGGCCAGCAGGTCCTCGCCGAGCCCCCATCCGTCGGCCGCCTCGACCCAGCCCCGGAATCCGATGGCGGTCGTCGCCACCACGACGTCCGGTGCCTGGTCGATCAGTTCCTTGGTGGCGGCGAGCAGTTCGCTGTCGTCGGCGAGCGGCACGATGCGCAGGGCCGGCGCGTGCACGACGGAGGCGCCGCGCCGCTGGAGCAGCGCGCCGAGCTCGTCGGCCCGGCGCGCGGCCGTCACGCCCACGGTGAATCCGGCGAGGGGTCCGTTGTCCGGTCGCTGCTGTTCGTCGTACATGGCTCTTGCCCCGGCTCTCGTCATGCGCTCGAGTCGTCGTGCACTTGCGGCTGAGCCGAGCCTGTCAACGGACCGTGACAGGCTCGGATCAGCTGGATGTCGCTGGCGTTACGTCACACCTCGGCGTAGCTGAGCTGGGGCTTCGTCTCCTTGGCTGCTGTGACCGGGGTCTCGGCGGCGGCCGGGCGGCGAAGGTATACGGCCCAAGTGACCGCGAAGCAGGCCGCGTAGAAGGCGAGGAAGGCGACGAAGGCGCCGGTGCCGGAGCCCACGCTCAGGAACGACTGCCGGAAGGCGAGGTTGATCCCCAGCCCGCCGAGCGCACCCACGGCTCCGATGAGCCCCATGGAGGCGCCGGACAGCCGCCGCCCGTAGGCGGCCGCCTCCTCACCGGTGAGCCCCTTGGCGACGGCCTTCGCCTGGAAGATCCCGGGGATCATCTTGTACGTCGACCCGTTGCCGAGCCCGGTCAGTACGAACAGCACGATGAACGCGGTGGTGAACAGGGGCAGCGACTTCTGCATGGAGGCCATCACGATGACGCCGGTCGCGGCGGCCATCCCGACGAAGTTCCACAGCGTGATCTTCGCGCCGCCGTAGCGGTCGGCGAGCCAGCCGCCCACGGGCCGGATCAGCGAGCCGAGCAGCGGTCCGATGAAGGTGACGTACGCGGACTGCAGCGGCGTACGGCCGAACTGCGTCTGCAGGACCAGCCCGAACGCGAAGCTGTATCCGATGAACGACCCGAACGTCCCGATGTAGAGGAAGGACATGATCCAGGTGTGGGCGTCCTTGACGGCCTCCTTGGCGGCGCCGGTGTCGTTCTTCACGGACGAGATGTTGTCCATGTAGAGCGCGCCGAGGACGGCGGCGATCACGATGAGCGGGATGTAGATGCCCAGCAGGACCCTCGGTCCGCCGCTGGCGCCGATGACCGCGAGGCCGACGAGCTGCACGACCGGGACGCCGATGTTGCCGCCGCCCGCGTTGAGGCCGAGTGCCCACCCCTTCTTCCTGAGCGGGAAGAAGGAGTTGATGTTGGTCATGGAGGAGGCGAAGTTGCCGCCGCCGACGCCGGCGAGCATCGCGCAGACCAGGAAGGTCCCGAACGACGTACCCGGCTTCATCACGATGAACGCGGCGATGGTGGGGATGAGCAGCATGCTCGCCGAGACGATGGTCCAGTTCCGGCCACCGAAGCGGGCGACCGCGAAGGTGTACGGCACCCGGACGACGGCGCCGACCAGCGTCGCCATCGACACGATGAAGAACTTGTCGGCGGGGGTGAGCCCGTACTCGGGGCCCATGAAGAGCACCATCACGGACCACAGGGTCCAGATCGAGAATCCGATGTGCTCGGACAGCACGGAGAAGAACAGATTCCGCCGGGCGACCTTCTCCCCGGTCTCCTGCCAGAAGGCCTCGTCCTCTGGATCCCACTCCTCGATCCAGTGGCCTCCCCTGCTCCGTGCGGGGGCTGTACTAGGGGCTGTCATGACGCCTCCACGGTTCTCCGGTGCGGTGCTCGTGTCATTCCTGGGCTTGCCTGGGGATGACACCCGAAGGTAGGGAGGGCGCGTTTCCGGCCTGTGGCTGTGGGTGACCGGAAGGGAACGTTGCTCTCACTCGGGCGCGGGGGCGGCGGTGAGGGCGGGGATCGTCGTCTCGGTACTCAGTGCTGTGGGGGGACGGGGTGGGGGTGGGGCTGGGCGTAGGGGCCGGGGGTCGGCTGGTTGTGGTTCGGCGGGGTGGGGGGCTGGGGCTGGCTGTACGGGGTGGGGGGTTGGGGCTGGCCGTACGGGTCGGGGGCCTGCGGCTGGCCGTACGGGTCGGGGGCCTGCGGCTGGCCGTACGGGCCCGGGGCCTGCGGCTGGCCGTACGGGCCCGGGGCCTGCGGCTGGCCGTACGGGCCCGGGGCCTGCGGCTGGCTGTAGGGGCCGGGGGCCGGCTGCTGACCGTATGGGGTCGTTGCCTGCGGCTGACCGTACAGACCCGGGGTCGGCTGCTGGCCGTACTGGCCGGGCGCCTGCTGCTGGCCGTACTGGCCGGGCGCCTGCTGCTGGCCGTACGGACCAAGCTGCGCCTGCGGAGGGTATGGCCCTGGTCCGGCGACTTGCTGCGCGTACGGCGTCGGCGGCAGATACCGCACCCGGCCGCCCTCCTCCGTGACGGGCACGAACCCGGCGGCCTGCAACCGCGCAGCAAACTTGGCGTTGCGTTTGCGCGTGACGACGAAGCCGATGCCGAAGACGGCCATGAGCACCGCCCACAGAACGCCCGCCACGGTGTAGGCGACGGAATCCCCACCGGTCCGGACCGCCAGGACGACGCAGCCGACGGTGACGCCGACAACCCCGTACAGCATCCGCTTCTCGGCGTTCTTGCCGGTGAGGTCGAAGTTGATGCGAGCCTTGAGGAGTTCCAGCGCGTCGGGAATGACGGGCGGCAGCGACTGCCCATCCCCGGCCTGCGGATACTGCGCCCAGTTCTGCGCGGCCCGCGCCTGAGCCTGCGGGCTGGGATCGGGCACGATGAGCATGGTGAGCGCGTTGTTCCGCCCGCTTCCCTGCCGCACATCGGCGTACTCGTACCCGAACTGCTGGGCGATGAAGGCGAGTCGGGCCAGCTTCTTCACCGAGGCCATGGGACTCGTGAGCTGAACCGCCTCCCCCGCGGCCATCAACTGGAACATCTTCCGAATCTGCCGCTTGCTCATAGCGCCCCCAACTCCCCACCGGGCTCACCGGTTCACATCCGCAACCGGCCCAGCCTTTCACGCGCCCGATCCGCCAAGAACGGCAAGGCAACCTGGTTTACCGGCCCTTGACCGCGCTTTGACGGAAACCGGCGAGACCAAGCCAATTCCGCGCAGGGAACGAGCCGTTGGATGCGCATGGGTGAGACCTCAACCATCCCCTTTCTTCACTGGAAACACACAGGTCCCAGGCGGATCCACACGACCCTCGGGCCGCTCCGAACGGCCCCGGGTCACCGCCCTCGCGATCCGGCCACGCCCCGCACCACTCTTGCTCCGCGCTCCGCCCCCATGCCTATGGTGATCGCCGCGCAACGGTGGCCCTGACCAGGCCTCCCGGACGCGCCGACCGACACCGGGGGAACCATGGGGGGAACCATGTTCACGGGGGATCGCGCCTCACGCGCCGCATCATTCGCACGCGCCTCACGGACGGAACAACTCGTACGCGCCGCACAAGTCGCACGCGCCTCATCGGCCGTGCATGACGTGCGTGTCTCAGCCGTACGTGACGTCCACGCCTCTGCCGTGCGTGACGTGCGTGACGTGCACGACGCGTATGCCTCGCGCGCCTGATCGGTCTCACCACTTCCGTCACACCACGCCCCGGCGCCAGACGCCTCTATCGGCGGAGCGGAACGCCCTCAAGTCCGGTGCTCCGCCGTGCCGTTGCCCTGCGCCGCCCGCCGTACGCGATCGCCGAAGGAGAACCCGCGCCCCATGGCCGACGAGATGGTCCGGAGAGCTCAGCAGTTCGTCAACCGCACGTACCCCAACATGCTCGGCATCCCCGCGCTGGACGAGAACGGCCAGACCGGCTGGACGACGATGTTCGCGCTGACCCGCGCGCTCCAGTACGAGCTCGGCATCTCGAGCCTGTCGGACACGTTCGGCCCCACCACCCTGTCGACGCTCGCCTCGAAGTTCCCGAAGCTGAACGCCTCGACGACCCCCTCGGCGAACTTCGCCCGCATCATCCAGTCCGCCCTGTACTGCAAGGGCTACGACGGCGGTGACATCGACGGGAAGTACAACTCCCGCGTCGCGTCCTCGGTGGCCAAGCTGAAGACGGACATGGGCGTCGACGGCGCGTTCCCCGGCGGCGACCTGGTGCCCAAGGTGTTCAAGGGCCTGCTGAACATGGACGCCTATGTCACCGTGAACTCCGGGTCCGAAGGGATCCGCAGTGTGCAGCGGTGGCTGAACGGCCGTTATGTGAACCGCGCGGACTTCTTCGTCATCCCGTGCGACGGCCACAACTCCCGTGATGTGTCCAAGTCCATGCTGTACGCCATCCAGTACGAGCTCGGCATGGCCGACGGAACCGCGAACGGCGTCTTCGGTCCCGGCACGAAGTCCGGCCTCAAGTCGCACACGGTCTCGACGGGTTCGACGGGCACCTGGGTCTCCCTCTTCTCCGCCGCGATGATCCTCAACCAGCGGCCGGTCTCCTTCTCCTCCAGCTTCTCCTCCTCCCTGGCCGACGCGGTCAGGACGTTCCAGTCGTTCGCCAAGCTCGCGGTGAACGGCAGCGGCGACTTCCAGACCTGGGCCTCGCTCCTCGTCAGTTACGGCGACCAGGACCGCAAGGGCGAGGCGTGCGACGGCGTCACGAAGATCACCGCGGCGCGGGCGGCGGCCCTGAAGGCGGACGGCATCAAGTACGTCGGCCGCTATCTCACCAACCCCAGCACGACCTCACTGCCCGAGAAGGCGATCCAACCGGGCGAACTCCAGACGATCGCCACGAGCGGCCTGCGCTGCTTCCCGATCTACCAGACCTTCGGCCGCGACGCCTCCGGCTTCACCTACCCCGCCGGGCGGGCCGCCGGCTACGCCGCCATCAACGCGGCGCTGGACCACGGGTTCAAGCCGGGTGCCCGGATCTTCTTCGCGGTCGACTTCGACGCCCTCGACGCCGATGTCACCAGCAACGTCCTGCCCCACTTCAAGGGCATCGAGGACTCGATGGCGGATGCCGGGAACCCGTTCAAGGTCGGTGTGTACGGTCCGCGCAACGTGTGTACGCGGGTTGCCGAGGCCGGCCACTCCTCGGCCTCGTTCGTCTCCGACATGTCGTCCGGGTTCTCGGGGAACTACGGCTACCCGCTACCGGCCGACTGGGCCTACGACCAGATCGTCACGCGCACCGTCGGCTCCGGCGACGGGAAGATCGAGATCGACAACAACATCGCCTCCGGCCGCGACATCGGCGAGAACTCCTTCAACAAGCCGCGCGGGGTCCTCCCGGACGTCCGCTTCCTCGGCGGCTACCTGAACGCGCTGCACGACGACATCGGCAAGTACATGCAGTCGATCGGCTTCCCGAACGACGGCGGCAACCGCATCTTCAGCCACACCGAGTGCTTCGAGACAGTCCTCGCCCATGACGACGTGGTCACCGCGCAGTCGAACCGCTACAACATGCGCAAGGCGCTGATCCAGACGTCCGCGTACTGGGAGATGCGCCACTACGACATCATCGACCAGGCCGTGGACGCCGCCGTCGTCTACTACCACACTGGCGTCGGCGGCGGCATGACCCCGAAGCGGGACTCGTCCACGGGTATCGCCCAGATCAGCGGCGAGGTCGGCATCCGTGCCTGGAACCACTGCATCACCAAGGGCTATGTCTCCGGCACGATCCTCGACCCCGCCAAGGACGCCGACATCTGGACGATGTGGCAGAAGGTCAACAAGGACAACGCGTACGCCCTGCAGACCGTGTCCCTGATCCACCTGTGGGACGCGGAGGGCAAGCCCGGGGGCCAGAACCCGCCCGCCGGCGAGACCACCCTGCGCTCCATGCGCCTGGACTACACCGAGTCGGAGATCTTCCAGGTCCTGCGCCGCTACCAGGGCTGGGGCACGGAGGCGGAGGAGCACGCGACCAAGCGGATGGCGCTCTACCAGATCTTCGAGAAGTACAACGGCATCGTCCGGAACCTGTAGCCCCGGGGACAACCCACGAGGGAAGCCCCACGAGGAAGCCCCATGAGAAAGACCCGTGAGGAAGTCGCATGAGTGACGACCAGCCCAACGTCATCGCCCTCCTGCTGATCGGCCTCGTCGGCCTGGCCATCGCCGGCGGGTTCGCCGTGTTCGGCTTCACCACGCTCGCCCGGCACGGCGTCAGGCGCGCGGAGAGGGAGGCCTTGCTCCGCGGCTTCGCGGGCCTGGCCGCCGCGGCGGCGGCCGCCATGTACGTCTGGGGCGCCCTCCACCTCGTCAAGGACGAGTCGATGACGACCGACGCGTGCCGCGCCGCGGTGGGCCGGGCACACGCCGCCGACATCACCGGCGCCGACGTCTCCTACCTCCCGCTGCACCTGAACTGCCATGTCAGAGGTGCCGGTACGTACGCCGCCGCCGTACCGGACTACGTCAACCCCGCCGCCCTGGGGCTGGCCCTGACCGCCGTGGCGCTCGGAGTCTTCGCGGCGTTCGCGTCGGAGCTCCGCGCCAGAGACAACTTCAGGAAAGAGAAGGCAAGTTGAACAAGCCACAGCACACTCCTCACGTATCCCGGCGTACGGTGCTCACCCGCACAGCGGTGATCACGGGCGCCGCGATCGCCGCCTCGCTCCCCGCCTCGCAGTTCCTGGCGAGCCCGGCGTACGCGGCCGCGGTCGGAAAGGACCCGGGCCCCGGCACGAACCCGCTCTCCAAGAAGGTGCGGGAGGCCGTCCGCCGGGCGGAGGCCCGCGCCAGACGGGTGATGACGGGCAAGCCGTCCCGCAACGGCTGGGAGATGGAACGCGTCGCCGACGACGGCGGCACCATCTTCACCCGCCCCGTCCCCGGCACCCCGCTCACCGGCAGCGCGGGCATCGCGGTCCGCATGGGCGACGTAGAGACCGTCCTCGTCCACGTCGTACGCCGCTTCCACTACGAGCTCGAGGAACTCCGCAAGGGTGACGTCATCGGATGGCGGTCCCCCGGCACGGTCCGCAAGGGCCTCCCGGAGTCCAACCAGGCCTCCGGCACGGCAGTGCAGATCCGCCCCGGCGCCTACCCCGCCGGCACCCGCGGCGGCTTCTTCCCCCAGCAACAACTGCTGATCCAGGACATCCTCTCCGAGCTCGACGGCGTAGTCCGCTGGGGCGGCAACGACCACAAGCCCGACGAGTCCCTCTTCTATATCGCCGTACGCCCCGACGACTCCCGCCTGACCCACGCGGCGAACCGCATCCGCCGC harbors:
- a CDS encoding uroporphyrinogen-III synthase, whose amino-acid sequence is MYDEQQRPDNGPLAGFTVGVTAARRADELGALLQRRGASVVHAPALRIVPLADDSELLAATKELIDQAPDVVVATTAIGFRGWVEAADGWGLGEDLLARLRGVELLARGPKVKGAIRAQGLTEEWSPSSESMAEVLDRLLDEGVDGRRIAIQLHGEPLPGFVESLRAAGAEVVGVPVYRWMPPEDIGPVDRLLDAAVTRGLDALTFTSAPAAASLLSRAENRGLLPELLAALHHDVLAACVGPVTALPLQARGIDTVQPERFRLGPLVQLLCQELPGRARALPIAGHRVEIRGHAVMVDGALRPVPPAGMSLLRALSRRPGWVVARAELLRALPGAGRDEHAVETAMARLRTALGAPKLIQTVVKRGYRLALDPAADSKYADA
- a CDS encoding nitrate/nitrite transporter, which gives rise to MTAPSTAPARSRGGHWIEEWDPEDEAFWQETGEKVARRNLFFSVLSEHIGFSIWTLWSVMVLFMGPEYGLTPADKFFIVSMATLVGAVVRVPYTFAVARFGGRNWTIVSASMLLIPTIAAFIVMKPGTSFGTFLVCAMLAGVGGGNFASSMTNINSFFPLRKKGWALGLNAGGGNIGVPVVQLVGLAVIGASGGPRVLLGIYIPLIVIAAVLGALYMDNISSVKNDTGAAKEAVKDAHTWIMSFLYIGTFGSFIGYSFAFGLVLQTQFGRTPLQSAYVTFIGPLLGSLIRPVGGWLADRYGGAKITLWNFVGMAAATGVIVMASMQKSLPLFTTAFIVLFVLTGLGNGSTYKMIPGIFQAKAVAKGLTGEEAAAYGRRLSGASMGLIGAVGALGGLGINLAFRQSFLSVGSGTGAFVAFLAFYAACFAVTWAVYLRRPAAAETPVTAAKETKPQLSYAEV
- a CDS encoding glycoside hydrolase domain-containing protein; the encoded protein is MADEMVRRAQQFVNRTYPNMLGIPALDENGQTGWTTMFALTRALQYELGISSLSDTFGPTTLSTLASKFPKLNASTTPSANFARIIQSALYCKGYDGGDIDGKYNSRVASSVAKLKTDMGVDGAFPGGDLVPKVFKGLLNMDAYVTVNSGSEGIRSVQRWLNGRYVNRADFFVIPCDGHNSRDVSKSMLYAIQYELGMADGTANGVFGPGTKSGLKSHTVSTGSTGTWVSLFSAAMILNQRPVSFSSSFSSSLADAVRTFQSFAKLAVNGSGDFQTWASLLVSYGDQDRKGEACDGVTKITAARAAALKADGIKYVGRYLTNPSTTSLPEKAIQPGELQTIATSGLRCFPIYQTFGRDASGFTYPAGRAAGYAAINAALDHGFKPGARIFFAVDFDALDADVTSNVLPHFKGIEDSMADAGNPFKVGVYGPRNVCTRVAEAGHSSASFVSDMSSGFSGNYGYPLPADWAYDQIVTRTVGSGDGKIEIDNNIASGRDIGENSFNKPRGVLPDVRFLGGYLNALHDDIGKYMQSIGFPNDGGNRIFSHTECFETVLAHDDVVTAQSNRYNMRKALIQTSAYWEMRHYDIIDQAVDAAVVYYHTGVGGGMTPKRDSSTGIAQISGEVGIRAWNHCITKGYVSGTILDPAKDADIWTMWQKVNKDNAYALQTVSLIHLWDAEGKPGGQNPPAGETTLRSMRLDYTESEIFQVLRRYQGWGTEAEEHATKRMALYQIFEKYNGIVRNL